One stretch of Petroclostridium xylanilyticum DNA includes these proteins:
- a CDS encoding helix-turn-helix domain-containing protein gives MPEQIRQIAQRIRELREIAGISVEDLAEEFKISKELYEQYESGNVDIPVSFLYEVANKFNVELTAILTGEGPRLHIYSLVRKDKGLSVERRKQYKYQSLAYNFVHKKAEPFLVTVDPLPADAPIDFNTHPGQEFNYVVEGTLKVVIHNHEIILNEGDSLYFDSNYKHGMKAMNGKPAKFLAMII, from the coding sequence ATGCCAGAACAAATTAGACAAATCGCTCAAAGGATTAGAGAATTACGTGAAATTGCAGGTATATCAGTAGAAGATTTGGCAGAAGAGTTTAAAATTTCTAAAGAGCTGTATGAACAATATGAAAGTGGTAACGTCGATATTCCCGTGAGTTTCCTTTATGAAGTTGCAAATAAATTTAATGTTGAATTAACCGCCATTTTAACAGGAGAAGGACCAAGGCTTCACATTTATTCTCTGGTAAGAAAGGATAAAGGATTAAGCGTAGAGAGAAGAAAACAATATAAATATCAAAGTCTGGCCTATAATTTTGTACATAAAAAAGCTGAGCCGTTTTTAGTAACAGTAGACCCTCTGCCAGCAGATGCTCCTATTGATTTTAACACGCATCCCGGCCAGGAATTCAATTATGTTGTCGAAGGTACCCTAAAAGTAGTTATCCATAATCATGAAATCATTTTAAATGAAGGGGATTCTCTCTATTTCGATTCAAATTACAAGCACGGCATGAAAGCAATGAATGGCAAACCGGCTAAATTTTTAGCAATGATTATATAA
- a CDS encoding carbon starvation CstA family protein, which translates to MALFLLSIVLLVVGYFVYGKFVEKIFGIDTERPTPAVALEDGVDYAPMEWKKIFLIQLLNIAGLGPIFGAISGALFGPAAFLWIVFGCIFAGAVHDFFSGMLSVRHNGASVSEIVGIYLGDGVRQLMRVFSVVLLILVGTVFMTGPAKLLASLTPETLDTNFWLVVIIIYYFLATILPIDKLIGRLYPLFGAVLLIMAVGIGGGLIIKGYTIPGSVFVNAHPKGLPIWSLLFVTIACGAISGFHATQSPMMARCITNEKYGRRVFYGAMIAEGIIALIWAAAAIAFFNGSEGLAAAMAKGGQGAVVHTVSTSMLGVVGGVLAVLGVIACPITSGDTAFRSARLTIADAFNIEQKSLVKRLYIAVPLLAIGVGLSRIDFNIVWRYFAWSNQTLAMIMLWAASAYMVKFNKPHWVTTIPAVFMTAVSATYILQAPEGFKLSTTLAYPVGIVITAAVFALFMLRIAKKQHDNVKGIHNGSSSKLN; encoded by the coding sequence ATGGCATTATTCTTGTTGTCCATTGTACTACTTGTAGTGGGCTACTTTGTTTATGGAAAGTTTGTCGAAAAAATTTTTGGCATTGATACTGAAAGGCCTACCCCTGCTGTTGCTTTAGAAGACGGTGTGGACTATGCACCTATGGAATGGAAAAAAATATTTTTGATTCAGCTTTTAAATATTGCAGGATTAGGCCCGATTTTCGGTGCAATATCAGGAGCTTTATTCGGACCTGCAGCCTTCTTATGGATTGTGTTCGGATGTATTTTTGCCGGAGCAGTACATGACTTTTTCTCAGGAATGCTTTCTGTGAGACATAACGGGGCGAGTGTGTCTGAAATTGTTGGTATCTATCTAGGGGATGGAGTAAGACAGCTCATGCGGGTATTTTCTGTAGTGCTTTTGATACTGGTAGGAACAGTATTCATGACCGGTCCAGCAAAGCTACTGGCTAGTTTAACACCCGAGACCCTTGATACTAACTTTTGGCTGGTTGTTATCATTATTTACTATTTCCTTGCAACCATATTGCCAATTGATAAATTAATAGGAAGACTTTATCCTTTATTTGGTGCAGTTTTATTGATCATGGCTGTTGGTATTGGCGGAGGACTGATTATTAAAGGTTATACGATTCCAGGCAGCGTTTTTGTAAATGCACATCCTAAAGGATTACCTATCTGGTCGCTATTGTTTGTTACAATCGCCTGTGGTGCTATTAGTGGTTTTCATGCTACCCAGTCCCCAATGATGGCAAGATGTATTACAAATGAGAAGTATGGCAGGAGAGTTTTCTACGGTGCAATGATTGCCGAAGGGATTATAGCTTTAATATGGGCAGCTGCAGCAATCGCATTCTTTAACGGCAGTGAAGGTTTAGCAGCAGCGATGGCAAAAGGTGGTCAAGGAGCGGTAGTTCATACTGTATCAACATCAATGTTGGGTGTTGTAGGGGGTGTCCTGGCAGTTTTAGGTGTTATTGCATGTCCAATCACCTCGGGAGATACTGCTTTTAGAAGTGCAAGGCTGACAATCGCTGACGCGTTTAATATTGAGCAGAAAAGTCTGGTAAAAAGGTTATACATTGCAGTTCCGTTATTAGCAATTGGTGTAGGGCTGAGCAGAATAGATTTTAATATTGTATGGAGATATTTTGCATGGTCCAATCAAACGCTGGCAATGATCATGTTGTGGGCTGCTTCAGCTTACATGGTGAAATTTAATAAACCCCACTGGGTTACAACCATTCCTGCAGTATTTATGACAGCAGTAAGTGCAACTTATATATTACAAGCTCCAGAAGGATTCAAGCTGTCAACAACACTGGCATATCCGGTTGGTATTGTTATAACTGCGGCAGTTTTTGCATTATTTATGCTGAGGATAGCTAAAAAACAACACGATAACGTAAAAGGAATCCATAATGGTTCAAGTTCAAAATTAAATTAA
- a CDS encoding LytR/AlgR family response regulator transcription factor codes for MVIRAVIIDDEIPAREELEYLLTKEDSLFKIVGRGQSGEEAVELCNELKPDVVFLDIHMYGMSGLEAAKMILGSNSPPIIIFATAYDEHAVEAFEINAVDYILKPFSEERIRITISKIRHLLDNKGIQSGRLTKAIHTIEQAGGISGKLGIWVDERFILIDQKDIVYLEAQRKHTLINTTSHQYESTTSFGELEQKLDGKLFFKVHRSYIVNLNHIKEVSMWFNNNLNIIMKGYEKNRIPVSRTQIKQFKELIGM; via the coding sequence GTGGTAATCAGGGCAGTAATTATTGATGATGAAATACCTGCAAGAGAGGAACTGGAATATTTACTGACAAAGGAAGACAGCTTATTCAAAATTGTTGGAAGGGGACAATCGGGAGAGGAAGCAGTAGAACTTTGTAATGAACTAAAGCCAGATGTAGTATTTCTGGATATCCACATGTATGGCATGAGTGGACTGGAAGCGGCAAAAATGATACTAGGCAGTAATTCGCCGCCTATTATCATATTTGCCACGGCTTATGATGAACATGCTGTGGAGGCTTTTGAAATCAATGCAGTAGATTATATCCTGAAACCTTTTTCGGAAGAGAGGATTCGTATTACTATTAGTAAAATACGTCATCTGCTTGATAATAAAGGTATACAAAGCGGGAGGCTGACAAAGGCAATCCATACTATTGAGCAGGCCGGCGGTATCAGTGGTAAGCTGGGTATATGGGTTGATGAGCGGTTTATACTCATCGACCAAAAGGATATTGTATACTTGGAAGCCCAACGTAAACATACATTAATTAATACAACATCACACCAATACGAATCCACTACTTCTTTTGGTGAGCTGGAACAAAAATTAGACGGCAAATTGTTTTTTAAAGTTCATAGAAGCTATATAGTAAACCTGAATCACATCAAAGAGGTAAGCATGTGGTTTAATAACAACTTGAACATTATAATGAAAGGCTATGAAAAAAACAGGATTCCTGTGTCCAGAACCCAGATAAAACAATTTAAAGAATTGATAGGAATGTAA
- a CDS encoding sensor histidine kinase — translation MKNMFQIYMSLINNLGLGIILALVLSKTKFFKSLILNRRIGAVEKIALCCIFGSLGIMATYTGVPVKGALANFRAIGVVVGGMLGGFWVGLGAGLLAGIHRWAIDIGGFTAVACAIATVLEGAIGGIAARYVKNSSYKWLKAFMVTVLSQMVQMAIILVVAKPFEQALDLVKLIALPMITINSIGSALFMLIIEGIFAEQQRIGASKAHLALRIANKTLPIMRNGFNEVTLEKVAKIILSMTGVAAVAFTDKSKILVHLGAGADHHKPNNNILTDATRKALQTRKYQVASNHSEVGCRHDGCRLNSAVIVPLFVRKEIIGTMKLYSEETNGIDEVDIELAQGLAHLFSTQMELSIIDEQARLLEKAELKALQAQINPHFLFNAINTIVSFCRTKPDEARSLLIHLGDFFRKNLNTIKDFVSLNDEIEHIKSYVAIEKARFGDKLKVEYDIGNIKCKIPPLTLQPLVENAIKHGLLGKAGGGIVKVSAFYHKDEIRILVEDNGIGIEEGKCKNLLKPEESNKGIALLNINSRLKNAFGNAYGLEIKSKPGYGTTVCVRVPAVKRSEVA, via the coding sequence ATGAAAAATATGTTCCAAATATATATGAGTTTAATCAATAATCTGGGGTTAGGTATTATCCTGGCTTTAGTATTAAGTAAAACAAAGTTTTTCAAAAGCTTGATTCTTAACCGTAGAATTGGTGCAGTAGAGAAAATTGCATTATGTTGTATCTTTGGGAGTTTAGGCATCATGGCAACTTATACAGGAGTACCGGTCAAAGGTGCATTAGCAAATTTTAGAGCGATAGGTGTGGTTGTCGGAGGAATGCTGGGAGGTTTTTGGGTAGGTCTGGGTGCTGGGCTTTTGGCGGGTATTCACCGGTGGGCTATTGATATTGGAGGTTTTACTGCAGTTGCATGTGCTATTGCTACTGTTTTGGAAGGGGCAATAGGGGGAATTGCAGCAAGATATGTGAAAAATTCATCTTATAAATGGCTAAAGGCATTTATGGTGACAGTTCTTTCGCAAATGGTACAAATGGCAATTATACTTGTTGTTGCCAAACCTTTTGAGCAGGCCCTGGATTTAGTTAAATTGATAGCTTTACCCATGATTACAATAAATTCCATAGGTTCGGCATTGTTCATGCTGATTATTGAGGGCATTTTTGCTGAACAGCAGAGGATAGGAGCGAGTAAAGCCCATCTTGCACTACGTATTGCAAATAAGACATTGCCCATTATGAGAAATGGCTTTAATGAAGTTACTCTTGAGAAGGTAGCAAAAATAATTCTTTCCATGACAGGGGTTGCAGCCGTAGCCTTTACTGATAAAAGTAAAATTTTAGTCCATTTAGGTGCCGGTGCTGACCATCACAAACCTAATAACAATATTCTGACAGATGCAACCAGAAAAGCGCTGCAAACCAGGAAATACCAGGTAGCCTCAAATCACAGCGAAGTTGGATGCAGACATGACGGGTGCCGTTTGAACTCGGCTGTTATAGTACCTCTATTTGTAAGAAAAGAGATTATTGGTACAATGAAGCTCTATAGTGAAGAGACTAACGGTATAGACGAAGTGGATATAGAACTTGCGCAAGGATTGGCGCATCTTTTTTCTACACAGATGGAATTAAGTATAATAGATGAGCAGGCGAGGCTTTTAGAAAAGGCGGAATTAAAAGCGCTGCAGGCTCAAATTAACCCGCACTTTTTATTCAACGCCATTAATACGATTGTTTCCTTTTGCAGAACCAAGCCCGACGAAGCACGAAGCCTGTTAATTCATCTGGGAGACTTTTTTAGAAAAAACTTAAATACCATTAAGGATTTTGTAAGCTTAAATGATGAAATTGAGCATATAAAGTCCTATGTCGCTATTGAAAAAGCAAGATTTGGAGATAAGCTTAAAGTGGAGTATGATATTGGCAATATAAAATGTAAAATACCTCCTTTGACATTACAACCTTTGGTAGAAAATGCTATTAAGCATGGTCTGCTGGGTAAGGCCGGTGGGGGAATTGTAAAAGTAAGCGCATTTTATCATAAAGATGAAATTAGAATTCTTGTAGAAGATAATGGGATAGGCATAGAGGAGGGTAAATGCAAAAACTTGTTAAAACCTGAGGAATCTAATAAAGGAATTGCACTGCTTAATATTAATAGCAGGCTGAAAAACGCTTTTGGAAATGCCTATGGATTGGAGATAAAAAGTAAACCGGGGTATGGAACTACAGTATGTGTAAGAGTGCCTGCCGTTAAAAGGAGTGAAGTTGCTTAG
- the uppS gene encoding polyprenyl diphosphate synthase: MRIPNHIGIIPDGNRRWAEQNGLSKEQGYEKGLYPGLKLFRLCKEVGVKEVTFYGFTQDNTKRPSVQVQAFQKACVDAVKILAQEDADLLVIGNTESPMFPKELLPYTQRTKIGKGRIKLNFLVNYGWEWDLSRVRQQAEENLPTSKQLLKYLHSSDVSRIDLIIRWGGRRRLSGLLPVQSVYADFYVIDDYWPDFKEQHFYDALQWYQQQDITLGG; this comes from the coding sequence ATGCGCATACCAAATCATATAGGGATTATACCGGATGGCAACAGGCGTTGGGCAGAGCAAAACGGGCTATCTAAAGAACAAGGCTATGAAAAAGGATTGTACCCGGGGTTAAAACTTTTTAGACTGTGCAAAGAGGTGGGGGTAAAAGAGGTTACATTTTATGGTTTCACTCAAGACAACACTAAGAGGCCTTCTGTACAGGTACAAGCTTTTCAGAAGGCGTGTGTAGACGCAGTTAAGATTTTAGCTCAAGAAGACGCCGATTTACTGGTAATTGGCAATACGGAATCTCCTATGTTTCCAAAAGAACTTCTGCCTTATACTCAACGGACAAAGATAGGAAAAGGTAGAATAAAACTAAACTTTTTAGTAAATTACGGATGGGAATGGGATTTAAGCCGTGTTAGGCAGCAGGCCGAAGAAAACCTTCCTACATCTAAACAATTATTAAAATATTTACATTCCTCCGACGTATCCAGGATAGATTTGATCATCCGCTGGGGAGGGCGCAGAAGATTAAGCGGCCTCCTTCCCGTGCAATCGGTTTATGCTGATTTCTATGTTATTGATGATTATTGGCCTGATTTTAAAGAACAACATTTTTATGATGCCCTACAATGGTATCAGCAGCAAGACATTACGCTAGGGGGATAA
- a CDS encoding VanW family protein — protein sequence MIKKKSYKFIISICILISFIVASCAKNEPKPPQKPLPDVVEAPTPAPISTPVPTPTPTPMPTPTPTPEPPIEVNGVISSFKTTILDRSRTRVHNINLASQKISGYVIQPGETFSFNSVVGERLPERGFKKAIVIIKNKRAYEEGGGICQVSSTLYNAAELAGLEIIERHSHSKDIHYLPLGKDAAVAYGSLDLKFKNTKSYPIKIKAYVEGNKMVVSILRAE from the coding sequence ATGATTAAAAAGAAAAGTTATAAGTTTATTATTTCTATATGTATACTTATAAGCTTTATTGTGGCATCCTGCGCTAAAAATGAACCTAAACCGCCGCAAAAACCCCTGCCTGATGTCGTCGAAGCACCGACACCAGCGCCGATATCGACACCGGTTCCAACGCCGACACCCACACCGATGCCGACACCAACCCCAACACCGGAACCACCGATAGAGGTCAATGGTGTTATTAGTTCTTTTAAGACCACTATTTTAGACAGGAGCAGGACAAGAGTGCACAATATAAACCTTGCATCGCAAAAGATAAGCGGATATGTCATCCAACCTGGAGAAACCTTTTCTTTTAATTCTGTCGTAGGCGAGAGACTGCCGGAAAGAGGTTTTAAAAAAGCTATCGTTATAATAAAAAATAAAAGGGCTTATGAAGAGGGCGGAGGAATATGCCAGGTAAGCAGTACATTGTACAATGCAGCAGAACTGGCAGGTTTAGAAATAATAGAGCGGCATTCCCATTCTAAAGACATACATTACCTACCCCTGGGAAAAGACGCTGCCGTTGCCTATGGCTCTTTAGACTTGAAATTCAAAAATACGAAAAGCTATCCAATAAAAATTAAAGCCTACGTAGAAGGCAATAAAATGGTGGTTTCAATTTTGAGGGCAGAATAA
- a CDS encoding polya polymerase, whose amino-acid sequence MKVKNITDVNKFFEVLDKCHGKVELITSEGDRLNLKSKLCQYIMLTKMFAEAKIDEIEIIAYEPEDTQRLLEYLIRG is encoded by the coding sequence ATGAAGGTTAAAAATATTACTGATGTAAACAAATTTTTTGAGGTACTGGATAAGTGTCATGGCAAGGTTGAGCTTATTACATCTGAAGGGGACAGGTTGAACCTAAAATCTAAACTTTGTCAATATATTATGCTTACAAAGATGTTCGCTGAAGCAAAAATTGATGAGATTGAAATTATCGCCTATGAACCGGAAGATACACAAAGATTGCTGGAATACTTGATAAGAGGTTAG
- a CDS encoding glucose-6-phosphate isomerase has product MQKIAFDYSKALHFVKEHELSYMEEAIKLAHTMLHNKSGAGNDFLGWVDLPNAYDREEFSRIKAAAEKIKSDSDALVVIGIGGSYLGARAAIEMLGHSFYNFLPQSKRKTPAIYYAGNNISSTYLSDLLELLEDKDISVNVISKSGTTTEPAIAFRVFRELLEKKYGKDGARKRIYATTDKARGALKKLADEEGYETFVIPDDVGGRYSVLTAVGLLPIAVSGADIDKIMQGAADACSEYATVSLNENGCYQYAAIRNILYRKGKTTELIVNYEPALHYFAEWWKQLYGESEGKDKKGIFPAAVDFSTDLHSMGQYIQEGLRNIFETVLNVENARKNIILTEDKENIDGLNFLAGKTMDFVNKKAFEGTLLAHTDGEIPNLVLNIPQLDEYYFGNMVYFFEKACGISGYLLGVNPFDQPGVEAYKKNMFALLGKPGFEKEKEILEKRLGR; this is encoded by the coding sequence ATGCAAAAAATAGCATTTGACTATTCAAAAGCCCTTCACTTTGTTAAAGAGCATGAACTATCTTACATGGAAGAAGCAATAAAGCTTGCCCATACCATGCTGCATAACAAAAGTGGTGCAGGGAACGATTTTTTAGGGTGGGTTGACCTGCCAAATGCCTATGACAGGGAAGAGTTTAGCAGGATCAAAGCTGCGGCCGAAAAAATAAAATCTGATTCAGATGCACTGGTGGTGATCGGAATTGGAGGTTCTTATCTAGGGGCCAGGGCAGCTATAGAAATGCTGGGGCATTCTTTCTATAACTTCTTACCTCAATCAAAGAGAAAAACTCCGGCTATTTATTACGCAGGAAACAATATTAGTTCTACATATCTCTCTGATTTGCTGGAACTGTTGGAAGACAAGGACATTTCGGTAAATGTAATATCAAAATCCGGGACCACCACTGAACCGGCAATCGCTTTTAGAGTATTTAGAGAACTGCTCGAGAAGAAATATGGTAAAGACGGAGCAAGGAAAAGAATATATGCTACTACTGATAAAGCAAGAGGGGCTCTTAAGAAATTAGCTGATGAGGAAGGATATGAAACATTCGTTATCCCGGATGATGTAGGAGGAAGATATTCTGTTTTAACTGCTGTAGGGTTATTGCCTATTGCTGTTAGCGGTGCTGACATAGATAAAATAATGCAAGGTGCTGCAGATGCATGCAGTGAGTATGCAACGGTTTCTCTTAATGAAAATGGATGCTATCAATATGCAGCCATCAGAAATATCCTTTATAGAAAAGGGAAGACTACAGAATTAATCGTTAACTATGAGCCGGCACTGCATTATTTTGCTGAATGGTGGAAACAGCTGTACGGAGAAAGTGAAGGAAAAGATAAAAAGGGTATATTCCCGGCAGCGGTTGATTTTTCAACGGACTTGCATTCCATGGGTCAATATATTCAAGAAGGTTTGAGAAATATATTTGAAACTGTACTAAATGTGGAAAATGCAAGGAAGAATATTATATTAACTGAAGATAAAGAAAATATTGATGGACTGAACTTTTTAGCCGGAAAGACGATGGACTTTGTGAACAAAAAGGCTTTTGAAGGCACACTTTTAGCCCACACCGATGGTGAAATACCCAATCTGGTTTTAAATATCCCTCAACTGGATGAATACTATTTTGGCAATATGGTATACTTCTTCGAAAAAGCCTGTGGAATAAGTGGATATCTGCTGGGTGTTAATCCTTTCGATCAACCTGGAGTAGAAGCTTATAAGAAAAATATGTTTGCACTTTTAGGCAAACCCGGTTTTGAAAAAGAAAAAGAAATTCTTGAAAAGAGATTGGGAAGATAA
- a CDS encoding tetratricopeptide repeat protein, producing MKKGIINRAKNYRILAVQFYESGNYNKALYFLKKSISIDNKDPIAYFVLGNIMEDMGKQSDAIAAYKKAVDIDPSLAESYYNIAILTDKKGEPDKAIEYYKRAIEINPDIAGAYYGIAIILDDRGEKQQALEYYQKTIEKDPMYDRAYFYIANLYDEWGQKEKAIEYYKRVIELMPDDYIAYNNIGSLFEELGMYTQAMEAIEASIKINPGYYKSHFNRGVVLERLGKKHEALRSYDKVLQLNPDYIDAYSNKGVLLLEMHELDEAINAFTKAIGLNSKHEASYYNRACCYALKGEAQEAIKDLKHAIILNPENVNYAKKCRDFDLIRDNNDFQQLVK from the coding sequence ATGAAAAAAGGAATAATTAACCGGGCTAAAAATTACAGAATATTAGCAGTACAGTTTTATGAGAGCGGAAATTATAATAAAGCACTATACTTTTTGAAAAAATCTATAAGTATTGATAATAAAGATCCAATAGCTTATTTTGTTTTAGGTAATATTATGGAAGACATGGGAAAACAGTCAGATGCGATAGCTGCTTACAAAAAAGCTGTAGATATTGACCCCTCTCTGGCGGAATCTTATTATAATATAGCTATTCTTACCGACAAAAAGGGTGAACCGGATAAAGCTATAGAATATTATAAAAGAGCTATTGAAATTAATCCTGACATTGCCGGTGCCTATTATGGAATAGCAATCATATTGGATGACAGAGGGGAAAAGCAGCAGGCACTGGAGTATTACCAGAAAACCATAGAAAAGGATCCCATGTATGACAGGGCGTATTTTTATATTGCCAATCTTTATGATGAATGGGGGCAAAAAGAAAAGGCGATAGAATATTATAAAAGAGTCATTGAGCTCATGCCGGATGATTATATAGCATATAACAATATAGGAAGCCTTTTTGAAGAACTGGGAATGTATACACAAGCTATGGAGGCAATAGAAGCGTCTATTAAAATTAACCCAGGTTACTATAAATCTCATTTTAATCGGGGAGTGGTTTTAGAACGCCTGGGTAAAAAACACGAGGCCCTACGGTCTTATGATAAAGTACTACAGCTTAATCCTGATTATATTGACGCATATAGCAATAAAGGAGTGTTGCTACTTGAAATGCACGAATTAGATGAGGCTATTAATGCCTTTACTAAGGCAATTGGGTTAAATTCTAAACATGAAGCCAGTTATTATAATAGAGCATGTTGTTATGCATTGAAGGGAGAAGCCCAGGAAGCGATTAAAGATCTCAAACACGCTATTATACTGAATCCGGAAAACGTTAACTATGCAAAAAAATGCCGGGATTTTGATCTAATAAGAGATAATAATGATTTTCAACAGTTGGTTAAGTGA
- a CDS encoding SulP family inorganic anion transporter — protein MIGFTNGIGILIFLKQISDFKNSPIIALIVIGIMLLLPRITTLIPASLVGLIIATPISLHFFPDIARIGQIPSGFPKLHIPQFAGLDFAVIIPSAITLCMLASIESLLSAIIVDDMTDSKSDSNQELVGQGIGNFIAPFFGGLMGTGAIVRSAVNVNNGGRTKLSGILHGILILIVTLQFGWLAAMIPKAALAGILMITAIKMIEFESLKTIKNVPKSDAAVMIITMVLTVAIDLTVAVAVGLVLSMVLFTYKMSKTGLEKSNIMRTGPFERIMVYTVPGPLFFGSIDNILETIENCRSKVVILNMSRVPVIDETAATALLKYHSRIVKEGRYLLITRLQKKPHNVLMKMYGEKINEKNILFDNIEKARDYAYELLERNMELEIQPLSVN, from the coding sequence GTGATAGGTTTTACAAATGGAATAGGTATACTCATATTCTTAAAACAAATAAGTGATTTTAAAAACTCTCCCATTATTGCTCTAATTGTAATAGGAATTATGCTGCTACTTCCTAGAATAACAACATTGATACCTGCGTCCTTAGTCGGGCTGATTATTGCAACTCCTATTTCACTTCACTTTTTTCCTGATATAGCTCGCATAGGTCAAATACCGTCAGGATTTCCAAAGTTACATATACCGCAATTTGCAGGATTGGACTTTGCAGTAATTATTCCGAGTGCAATTACATTGTGTATGCTTGCGAGTATAGAATCTTTATTATCTGCTATTATAGTAGATGATATGACTGACTCAAAAAGTGATAGCAATCAAGAGCTGGTAGGGCAGGGAATAGGCAATTTTATTGCACCATTTTTTGGAGGGTTGATGGGTACAGGAGCAATTGTGCGTTCTGCCGTTAATGTTAATAATGGAGGACGAACGAAGCTTTCAGGTATACTTCATGGGATTCTTATACTTATTGTTACCCTGCAGTTTGGGTGGCTTGCAGCAATGATTCCTAAAGCTGCACTTGCAGGAATTTTGATGATAACGGCTATCAAAATGATTGAGTTTGAAAGTCTAAAAACAATTAAAAATGTACCGAAATCCGATGCTGCAGTAATGATTATTACCATGGTATTAACGGTTGCAATAGATTTAACTGTAGCTGTTGCAGTTGGATTGGTACTTTCTATGGTGTTATTTACATATAAGATGAGTAAGACGGGATTGGAAAAATCAAATATTATGAGGACTGGGCCTTTTGAACGAATTATGGTTTATACTGTACCAGGACCGTTATTTTTTGGATCGATAGATAATATATTGGAAACTATTGAAAATTGCAGGAGTAAAGTAGTTATTTTAAATATGTCGCGTGTTCCTGTAATTGATGAAACGGCTGCAACTGCTCTATTAAAATATCATTCCAGGATTGTTAAAGAAGGAAGATATTTGCTTATTACGCGCTTACAGAAAAAACCTCATAATGTATTAATGAAAATGTATGGAGAGAAAATTAATGAAAAAAATATTTTGTTTGATAATATTGAAAAAGCAAGGGATTATGCATATGAATTACTGGAAAGAAATATGGAGTTGGAAATACAGCCGTTGAGTGTAAATTGA